In one Bacteroidales bacterium genomic region, the following are encoded:
- a CDS encoding LysE family transporter, which produces MIHELVIAWMLGLIGGVIPGPVITTVFTEILQSGYLKSLRIIMIALITETLVALVSLLVLESLNFNEAFFRGLSLAGAAILVWIAISLWKVKSLDSEQKVHFGLWKVVLMILSNGVLWTYWITICIPKAILLGEQLNLGQYLFMGLVQLGWLVSTLVVAFLFSRFRKVLSRPRIIPLLFKLFALAFAYFAIDMLYKSLHFFLQC; this is translated from the coding sequence ATGATTCATGAGCTGGTGATTGCATGGATGCTGGGACTCATCGGGGGAGTCATCCCCGGTCCGGTGATTACAACAGTTTTCACAGAGATCCTGCAGTCGGGTTATCTGAAGAGCCTGAGAATCATTATGATCGCCCTGATCACCGAAACCCTGGTGGCCCTGGTAAGCCTGCTGGTCCTCGAATCCCTGAATTTCAACGAGGCCTTTTTCAGAGGATTATCTCTGGCCGGGGCAGCTATTCTGGTCTGGATTGCCATCTCCTTATGGAAAGTAAAAAGCCTGGATAGTGAACAGAAAGTTCATTTTGGCCTTTGGAAAGTGGTCCTCATGATCCTGTCCAACGGGGTCCTCTGGACCTACTGGATCACCATTTGCATTCCCAAGGCCATCCTTCTGGGAGAACAGCTGAACCTGGGACAGTACCTCTTTATGGGCCTGGTCCAGCTGGGCTGGCTGGTCTCCACCCTAGTGGTGGCTTTTCTGTTCTCCCGCTTCCGGAAGGTCCTTTCACGTCCCCGGATTATTCCCCTTTTGTTTAAGCTTTTTGCGCTTGCATTTGCTTACTTTGCCATAGATATGCTCTATAAATCCTTACATTTCTTCCTGCAATGCTGA
- a CDS encoding aminotransferase class I/II-fold pyridoxal phosphate-dependent enzyme — translation MLTPKDFKNVSGQVVDWVDHYLSNIHSYPVKSQVAPGDIYSAIPEEAPQQGESLEQIMEDLDRIIVPGMTHWQHPGFHAYFPANSSVESILAEMLTSALGAQCMIWETSPAAAELEQRMVEWLRDAMGLPSGFEGVIQDSASSASLVSLITAREVATGFRSNEEGVPPDLRVYCSTETHSSIEKGVVVCGIGRKNLVKIGVDRQMRMDPEELERKIREDLEAGLNPCAVVAAIGTTGTVAVDPLEQIAEICKKYEIWLHVDAAFAGTALLLPEHRWMIRGIEQADSFVFNPHKWMFTNFDCSVYLVKDASLLIKTFEILPEYLKTKTRGAVNDYRDWGVPLGRRFRALKLWFVIRSYGLEGIREKLRSHILLNNKFSRELSQIKGMHLPLDPFLNFTCFRLQPEGVDDPDLLNRLNESFLEEINRDGKLFLTHTKIGNLYTIRMIIGQTYVEEKDVEVALKQIALAARTALKDRF, via the coding sequence ATGCTGACTCCAAAAGACTTTAAAAATGTATCGGGACAGGTGGTGGACTGGGTCGACCACTATCTGAGTAACATCCATAGCTATCCTGTCAAATCTCAGGTAGCCCCGGGCGATATCTATTCGGCTATCCCGGAGGAGGCCCCGCAGCAGGGTGAATCTCTGGAACAAATCATGGAGGACCTGGACCGCATCATCGTTCCCGGGATGACCCACTGGCAGCATCCCGGATTCCATGCCTATTTCCCGGCCAACTCTTCGGTGGAATCCATCCTGGCCGAAATGCTTACCTCGGCCCTGGGAGCGCAGTGCATGATCTGGGAGACCTCCCCGGCAGCGGCTGAACTGGAGCAAAGGATGGTGGAGTGGCTGCGCGATGCCATGGGGCTCCCTTCCGGTTTCGAGGGAGTCATACAGGACAGTGCCTCCTCGGCATCGCTGGTCTCCCTGATTACTGCCAGAGAAGTGGCCACCGGCTTTCGATCCAACGAAGAGGGAGTGCCACCCGACCTTCGCGTATATTGCTCCACGGAGACCCACTCCTCCATCGAAAAGGGAGTAGTTGTTTGTGGAATTGGCAGAAAAAACCTGGTAAAGATCGGCGTGGACCGGCAGATGAGAATGGATCCTGAAGAACTGGAGCGAAAGATTCGTGAAGACCTGGAAGCAGGGTTAAATCCCTGCGCGGTGGTTGCAGCCATTGGCACCACGGGAACGGTGGCTGTGGATCCCCTGGAACAGATTGCTGAGATTTGTAAAAAATATGAAATCTGGCTGCATGTCGATGCGGCCTTTGCGGGAACAGCCCTGCTCCTGCCCGAACACAGGTGGATGATCAGGGGAATTGAACAGGCCGATAGTTTTGTGTTTAATCCGCACAAATGGATGTTTACCAATTTCGACTGTTCGGTCTACCTGGTGAAGGATGCCAGCCTGTTAATTAAAACCTTTGAGATCCTGCCCGAATACCTGAAGACCAAAACCAGGGGGGCGGTGAACGACTACCGGGACTGGGGAGTGCCTCTGGGCCGCAGGTTCAGGGCCCTGAAACTCTGGTTTGTGATCAGGAGCTACGGTCTGGAGGGTATCCGGGAGAAACTCAGAAGTCATATCCTGTTGAACAACAAGTTTTCCAGGGAGTTGTCACAAATAAAAGGAATGCATCTTCCCCTGGATCCCTTTCTTAATTTCACCTGCTTCAGGCTGCAACCCGAGGGGGTGGACGATCCGGATTTGCTGAACCGGCTTAACGAATCCTTCCTGGAGGAAATCAACAGGGATGGGAAGCTCTTTCTGACCCATACCAAAATCGGGAATCTGTACACCATCCGGATGATCATCGGGCAGACCTATGTGGAGGAGAAGGATGTGGAAGTGGCACTGAAGCAAATAGCGCTGGCCGCAAGAACCGCTTTAAAAGACCGTTTTTGA
- a CDS encoding nucleoside-triphosphatase, which produces MNHANPDHSIFLVTGNVQGGKTSYLSKLVNLLENKNLRIAGFLSPGSFDSGTRSGFRLKDIGTGVEIPLAAVRETPGWFKYRRFWFNPDAFRQGREWIESGLFLDPDVVVIDEVGPMELEGAGWSESLEFLRNSSIPLQIWNVRDSLSAEVSQRWNISSARHLHIEKTDPVHAAEKISGIVKRNRSSNP; this is translated from the coding sequence ATGAACCATGCAAATCCAGATCATTCTATCTTCCTGGTCACCGGGAACGTCCAGGGAGGAAAAACAAGTTACCTGTCAAAGCTGGTTAATCTACTGGAAAATAAAAATTTAAGGATAGCAGGATTCCTTTCACCCGGCAGTTTTGACTCCGGCACCAGATCGGGATTCCGCCTGAAAGACATCGGGACAGGTGTGGAGATTCCATTGGCTGCCGTCCGGGAGACCCCCGGGTGGTTCAAATACAGGAGGTTCTGGTTCAACCCGGATGCCTTCCGGCAGGGCCGGGAGTGGATCGAATCGGGCCTGTTCCTGGATCCGGATGTGGTGGTGATAGATGAAGTGGGCCCCATGGAACTGGAAGGTGCCGGCTGGTCAGAAAGTCTGGAATTTCTTCGGAACAGTTCCATACCCCTGCAGATCTGGAATGTCCGGGATTCTCTGAGCGCTGAAGTGTCGCAAAGGTGGAATATTTCTTCTGCCAGGCATCTGCATATTGAAAAAACAGATCCGGTCCATGCTGCAGAGAAGATCAGCGGGATCGTAAAAAGAAACAGATCATCTAATCCATAA
- a CDS encoding zinc-binding dehydrogenase, translating into MKKRAYPLPEQMTAIRQYTPGGELKTEQLNLSFPGPGQVLVKMDAAPINPSDLALIAGGYLERSYPFTPGLEGSGTVVAAGSGLLPRLRLGKRVACSPRHGGDGTWADYMLTSAMNVAPLPRGISGDQGAMMLVNPMTAMAFIHLARKGKHRAMVNTAAASSLGKMLIRLARKNEIPLINIVRKEKQVTELKELGAVHVLNSSSERFSKELSGLAKELQATLFLDAVTGSQSSVLLDAAPYGSTLIVYARLSGHPITADPGPLIREEKTMSGFQLGNWLQTKGLLFKFRFIRSVSRQLAGDLSSQISRTYPLESAGEAIAHYKAHMSEGKILLKIGS; encoded by the coding sequence ATGAAAAAAAGGGCTTATCCCCTGCCGGAGCAAATGACTGCGATCAGGCAATATACACCGGGAGGTGAATTAAAGACGGAGCAGCTGAACCTGTCATTTCCCGGACCGGGCCAGGTGCTGGTAAAGATGGATGCGGCACCCATAAATCCCTCTGACCTGGCTCTGATTGCCGGGGGCTACCTGGAGCGCAGCTATCCTTTTACTCCCGGGCTGGAGGGAAGTGGTACCGTGGTGGCTGCCGGAAGCGGACTCCTGCCCCGCCTGAGGCTGGGAAAAAGGGTGGCCTGTTCGCCCAGGCATGGCGGTGACGGTACCTGGGCGGACTATATGCTGACCTCCGCCATGAATGTGGCACCCCTTCCCCGTGGTATTTCCGGTGATCAGGGAGCAATGATGCTGGTGAATCCCATGACTGCCATGGCATTTATTCATCTTGCAAGGAAGGGGAAACACCGGGCCATGGTAAATACGGCAGCTGCCAGCTCGCTGGGTAAGATGCTCATCAGGCTGGCCCGCAAGAACGAGATTCCTCTGATCAATATCGTGAGGAAAGAGAAGCAGGTGACTGAACTGAAAGAGTTGGGAGCAGTCCATGTTCTGAACAGCAGTTCAGAACGTTTTTCGAAAGAGCTGTCGGGACTGGCAAAAGAGCTGCAGGCCACTCTCTTCCTGGATGCGGTGACCGGAAGTCAGAGCTCTGTCCTGCTGGATGCGGCCCCATATGGCTCCACCCTGATTGTTTATGCCCGCCTGTCCGGCCATCCCATTACGGCCGATCCCGGGCCTTTAATCCGGGAGGAGAAAACAATGTCCGGCTTCCAGCTTGGAAACTGGTTACAGACCAAAGGACTATTGTTTAAGTTCAGGTTTATAAGGAGTGTCAGCCGGCAGCTGGCGGGTGATCTCTCCTCACAAATCAGCCGGACCTACCCCCTGGAGAGTGCCGGGGAGGCGATTGCCCATTATAAAGCTCATATGTCGGAAGGTAAAATCCTTCTGAAGATTGGATCCTAA
- a CDS encoding alpha-amylase family glycosyl hydrolase: protein MKKVSILACVACLAVSGSLGSCRSAPGSDPAPQEKTTEAPFLWENANIYFLLTDRFYNGDTSNDIQFDRSGKTAMLRGFEGGDIKGVIQKMEEGYFDRLGITALWMTPWLEQIHGGTNEGTGLTYGFHGYWISDWTSLDPNFGTEEDLARLVETAHKQGIRVVMDVIINHTGPVTEQDPVWPGEWVRTEPRCTYQDYESTVTCTLVRNLPDIRTESDQEVELPPQLIEKWTREGRLEQEMEELDAFFARTGYPRAPRYYLIKWLTDFVRKYGIDGYRLDTAKHIEEHIWSELGKEAQAALEEWKEAHPGQVLDDRDFYMVGEVYGYGISGGRLFDFGDRQVDFFAQDLDALINFEFKESAKLPYEQLFSSYSNKLHGPLLGCSVLNYISSHDDGAPFDKKRSKSMEAGTKLLLAPGASQVYYGDESSRELEIPGTQGDANMRSFMNWEEIESNVSRKGVPIAEVMLHYQKLGQFRRAHPAVGAGEHRMISETPYIFSRIYEGADFSDRVVAGLDLKPGKKQIELNGLFDEGSILKDYYSGEKAAVREGHVELDTPHDIVLLGL from the coding sequence ATGAAAAAAGTGTCGATTCTGGCCTGTGTGGCCTGTCTGGCTGTCAGCGGAAGTCTGGGTTCCTGCCGCTCAGCCCCAGGCAGCGATCCTGCTCCTCAGGAAAAAACAACGGAGGCTCCCTTTCTCTGGGAAAATGCCAACATCTATTTTCTCCTTACCGACCGCTTTTATAACGGCGATACCTCCAATGACATCCAGTTTGACAGAAGTGGAAAAACAGCCATGCTTCGTGGCTTTGAAGGAGGCGATATCAAAGGAGTCATTCAAAAAATGGAAGAAGGATATTTTGACCGGCTGGGGATCACTGCCCTCTGGATGACCCCATGGCTGGAACAGATTCATGGGGGTACCAACGAAGGAACCGGGCTTACCTATGGCTTTCATGGCTACTGGATCAGCGACTGGACCAGCCTGGATCCCAATTTTGGAACGGAAGAGGATCTGGCCAGACTGGTAGAGACGGCTCATAAACAAGGCATCCGGGTGGTGATGGATGTGATCATCAACCATACGGGTCCCGTCACAGAACAGGATCCAGTCTGGCCCGGTGAGTGGGTCAGGACCGAACCCCGGTGTACCTACCAGGATTATGAAAGTACGGTTACCTGTACCCTGGTAAGGAATTTGCCCGATATCCGCACAGAATCGGATCAGGAGGTAGAGCTCCCGCCTCAGCTCATAGAGAAATGGACCAGGGAGGGCAGACTGGAACAGGAAATGGAGGAACTGGATGCCTTTTTTGCCCGCACGGGCTATCCCAGGGCCCCCAGGTATTATCTGATTAAATGGCTGACCGATTTTGTCCGGAAATATGGCATTGACGGATACCGGCTGGATACCGCCAAACATATTGAAGAGCATATCTGGAGCGAACTGGGGAAAGAGGCACAGGCTGCCCTGGAAGAGTGGAAAGAAGCTCACCCCGGCCAGGTTCTGGATGACAGGGACTTCTATATGGTGGGTGAAGTCTATGGATATGGGATCTCAGGAGGAAGGCTCTTCGACTTTGGTGACAGGCAGGTGGACTTTTTTGCACAGGACCTGGATGCCCTGATCAATTTCGAGTTCAAAGAGAGTGCAAAGCTGCCCTATGAGCAGCTCTTCTCCTCCTACTCGAACAAACTGCATGGCCCCTTGCTGGGCTGCAGTGTACTCAACTATATCAGTTCGCATGATGACGGAGCACCCTTTGACAAAAAGCGTTCGAAATCGATGGAAGCAGGGACCAAACTGCTACTCGCACCGGGGGCCTCCCAGGTGTATTACGGGGACGAAAGCAGCCGGGAGCTTGAGATTCCAGGGACACAGGGAGATGCCAATATGCGCAGCTTTATGAACTGGGAGGAGATAGAATCGAATGTAAGCAGGAAGGGCGTACCCATAGCCGAAGTAATGCTCCATTACCAGAAACTGGGGCAGTTCCGCAGGGCCCACCCTGCCGTTGGTGCGGGCGAACACCGGATGATCTCGGAGACTCCTTATATATTCTCCAGGATTTATGAAGGAGCTGACTTCAGCGACCGTGTGGTGGCCGGTCTGGATCTGAAACCCGGCAAAAAGCAGATCGAATTGAATGGGCTCTTTGACGAGGGAAGCATCCTGAAAGATTACTATTCCGGAGAGAAAGCAGCCGTCCGGGAGGGCCATGTGGAGCTGGATACGCCCCATGACATCGTGTTACTGGGGCTTTAA
- a CDS encoding DUF4332 domain-containing protein, with translation MKSFSPDPDRISLEEFRELTAGRKLLPGRLMLGEQMEERFKILKGAGIQQLGDLLRVLGSGPKIRSFSLRTGLAVDYLILLKREAGSYLARPCPLSGFPGIPFEYVELLKSRGIRHSKDLFEQVQTARQQERMAESTGIPSYRIRELLMLCDISRITGVGGVFARIVYEAGIRSVEEFARTPASEQLSRYQAVIKKYKYPAGKLGEEDIRYGIHYARVLAAFDNKQH, from the coding sequence GTGAAGAGCTTTAGTCCCGATCCGGACCGGATCAGCCTGGAGGAATTCAGGGAACTGACAGCAGGCAGGAAGCTTCTGCCCGGAAGGCTCATGCTCGGGGAGCAGATGGAAGAGCGCTTTAAAATCCTGAAAGGGGCCGGCATACAACAGCTGGGCGATCTGCTCCGGGTTCTGGGCTCAGGGCCGAAAATCCGGAGCTTTTCTCTCCGGACAGGACTCGCCGTGGATTACCTAATTTTGCTGAAACGGGAAGCGGGAAGCTATCTGGCCCGTCCCTGTCCACTCTCCGGTTTTCCCGGCATTCCTTTTGAATACGTGGAATTACTGAAGTCCAGGGGGATCAGGCACAGCAAAGATCTCTTTGAGCAGGTGCAGACCGCCCGGCAGCAGGAGCGGATGGCCGAAAGTACAGGGATTCCCTCTTACAGGATCAGGGAGCTGCTAATGCTCTGCGATATTTCAAGGATTACCGGTGTTGGGGGAGTCTTTGCCAGGATCGTCTATGAAGCCGGTATCCGCTCGGTGGAAGAATTTGCCCGTACCCCTGCTTCTGAGCAGCTCAGCCGTTACCAGGCTGTGATTAAGAAATATAAATACCCGGCTGGAAAGCTTGGTGAGGAGGATATCCGTTACGGGATCCACTATGCCAGGGTCCTCGCAGCCTTTGACAACAAACAGCATTAA
- a CDS encoding MBL fold metallo-hydrolase, giving the protein MKQSVPVFFILILLSIQPAAAQRDFSDSEITKLVLLGTGNPNPSPDRSGCSLALVVNQSPYVIDFGPGLVRRSASLSPSYGGNIAALETRKLKTAFLTHLHSDHTAGYADLILTPWVMGREEPMEVYGPVGIGAMTEHILLAYQEDISYRVYGDEPANDQGWRVNWHEFKAEGEIYRDSNIVVEAFPVTHGSWPNSWGFRFTTPDKVIVISGDCKPSPKVLEYGKGADILVHEVYSQAGYETRSADWKAYHAVHHSSTLELAEIARETRPAKVVLYHILFWGSSEAGLLNEIASQYKGEVYVGQDLDIF; this is encoded by the coding sequence ATGAAACAGTCCGTTCCCGTATTCTTCATTCTCATTCTCCTGAGCATTCAGCCTGCAGCAGCGCAGCGCGACTTTTCCGATTCGGAGATTACCAAACTGGTATTGCTGGGCACCGGCAATCCAAATCCCTCACCCGATCGGTCGGGATGCTCCCTGGCCCTGGTGGTCAACCAAAGCCCCTATGTGATCGATTTCGGGCCGGGCCTGGTACGCAGATCGGCCAGTCTGAGCCCCAGTTACGGGGGAAATATAGCAGCCCTGGAGACCCGGAAGCTGAAGACTGCCTTCCTGACCCACCTGCACTCCGATCATACCGCCGGTTATGCGGATCTGATCCTGACACCCTGGGTTATGGGCAGAGAGGAGCCCATGGAGGTATACGGTCCGGTGGGGATCGGAGCTATGACGGAACATATTCTTCTGGCCTACCAGGAAGATATCAGTTACCGGGTCTATGGGGATGAGCCTGCAAACGATCAGGGATGGAGGGTCAACTGGCACGAGTTCAAAGCGGAGGGGGAGATTTACCGCGACAGCAACATCGTGGTGGAGGCCTTCCCGGTGACCCATGGATCCTGGCCCAATTCCTGGGGCTTCCGCTTTACAACACCCGATAAGGTGATTGTGATCTCGGGCGACTGTAAGCCTTCTCCCAAGGTGTTGGAATATGGAAAAGGGGCCGATATCCTGGTCCATGAGGTATACTCTCAGGCCGGCTATGAGACCAGGAGTGCAGATTGGAAGGCGTATCATGCGGTGCACCACAGCTCCACCCTGGAACTGGCAGAGATAGCCAGAGAGACCCGGCCTGCAAAAGTGGTTCTCTACCATATTCTCTTCTGGGGAAGCAGTGAAGCCGGTTTGTTGAATGAGATCGCTTCTCAGTATAAAGGCGAGGTCTATGTAGGACAGGATCTGGATATCTTCTGA
- a CDS encoding DUF3179 domain-containing (seleno)protein, giving the protein MKIFSLCTIGIILLFATACQTDPPPPADSQTAEDIVKQLEDQEDVRGGLNPFRLIENPLYSAVEEAGHLRDNDMVFITKADGEVKVYPHRHMHVEVVNEEANGVLMAITYCPITRSGINWNRLVGADTLLLTASGYLYRENLMPLYVNTGNIWSQMLMRRFQGTARQGDLFAFRELNTFPMIETTWLTVKDHFPQARVYVNNSGSKSAGSAPLEQQLGIIQRESVQLFTMDMFPGEIVLHETV; this is encoded by the coding sequence ATGAAAATATTCTCTCTTTGCACAATCGGGATTATCCTGCTGTTTGCGACCGCCTGTCAGACTGATCCTCCGCCGCCCGCAGATTCACAAACAGCTGAGGATATTGTGAAGCAGCTGGAGGACCAGGAGGATGTAAGAGGCGGACTGAATCCTTTCAGATTGATTGAGAACCCCTTGTATTCTGCTGTGGAGGAGGCCGGGCATCTGCGGGACAATGATATGGTGTTTATCACAAAAGCTGACGGAGAGGTGAAGGTTTATCCGCATCGTCACATGCATGTGGAGGTGGTCAATGAAGAGGCAAACGGGGTATTGATGGCCATCACCTATTGTCCCATTACCCGCAGCGGAATCAACTGGAACCGCCTGGTGGGAGCAGATACCCTGCTGCTGACCGCTTCCGGATATCTTTACAGGGAGAACCTGATGCCCCTGTATGTAAATACGGGAAATATCTGGTCGCAGATGCTTATGCGTCGCTTTCAGGGAACTGCCCGGCAGGGGGATCTCTTTGCATTCAGGGAGCTGAATACCTTTCCCATGATCGAGACCACCTGGCTCACGGTAAAGGATCATTTTCCACAGGCCAGGGTCTATGTCAACAACAGCGGCAGCAAGTCGGCCGGGTCAGCTCCCCTGGAGCAGCAGCTGGGTATTATCCAAAGGGAGTCTGTGCAGCTTTTTACGATGGATATGTTTCCAGGTGAAATTGTTTTGCATGAAACTGTTTAG
- a CDS encoding alpha/beta fold hydrolase, giving the protein MRKSTLVLMLVLMNLSLVAQKKQYDSLMEAFMSGGALRGDRGPSGVEWIEDSDQYSFTRREGRSQQIWTYDIKTESEKLVFNEADFTFPGTDDPFRYRSFQWTRDYKFLLFQSNFEPIWRYSGNADYYLYSMDNNSLTAIVKGAFTAEVSPDGLKVGYGKNGNLFTFDLATGKHTQLTTDGADKYYNGRFGWANEEEFGLVQAWEWSHDSKYMAFWQTDEREVPVYRLTDFSGQHPEYMEVPYPKVGDNPPVERLGLINTVDGSRKWLDFDPEGGYMPRIYWTSRENTLALVWMNRAQDHMKLYLFDVVTGKQSMILEEKNEAWIDIFDFFAGELHLFYFPREMNSFFWISDRDGYSHVYQYDYEGNVLGQVTSGAYDVVSVKAIDPARKTLYYLSCEISPMERHLYSVKFNGKGKKQITTAAGNHRVDVAPAGRYFMDSYSSINTPSIIDLRDDKGKLIKNLAGHQGALDHLEKYEYAPRELFTFTTSDGQQIDGYVIKPMNFDPGKSYPLLLAVYGGPGSQGVYNSFESSSWNQYLAQQGYVVVNINNRGNGGYGSAFEKVVHKQLGKWETHDFAEAALYLSQKSWIDRERIGIMGHSFGGFSAGMSLLLHPEVFKAGIVTAAISDHRNYDCVLTEKYMGLLEGNEEGYENSSMVALAEKLEGNMLLVHSLMDDNVHPQNTFQLVNALIDAGKNIDLKIYPPGAHGVAYDMNSQMHLYQVYLDWLNKNLKGTE; this is encoded by the coding sequence ATGAGGAAATCGACCCTGGTCCTGATGCTGGTCCTGATGAACCTGAGCCTTGTTGCCCAGAAGAAACAGTATGATTCTTTAATGGAAGCCTTCATGAGTGGAGGGGCACTCCGGGGCGACCGGGGTCCTTCCGGCGTGGAGTGGATCGAAGACAGCGATCAATACTCCTTTACCAGGCGGGAAGGAAGAAGTCAGCAAATCTGGACCTACGATATCAAAACCGAATCGGAAAAGCTGGTATTTAATGAAGCTGATTTTACCTTTCCGGGTACGGATGATCCATTCCGGTATCGTTCCTTTCAGTGGACCAGGGACTACAAGTTTCTGCTTTTTCAAAGCAATTTTGAACCCATATGGAGATATTCCGGGAATGCAGATTATTACCTCTACTCCATGGACAACAACAGCCTGACTGCCATCGTGAAAGGAGCCTTCACCGCAGAAGTTTCACCCGACGGGCTAAAGGTGGGATACGGGAAGAATGGCAATCTTTTCACCTTTGATCTGGCCACGGGGAAACATACACAGCTTACCACCGATGGAGCTGATAAATATTACAACGGCCGTTTTGGTTGGGCCAACGAGGAGGAGTTCGGCCTGGTGCAGGCCTGGGAGTGGTCGCACGACAGTAAATACATGGCCTTCTGGCAGACAGACGAACGGGAGGTTCCGGTCTATCGCCTGACCGATTTTTCGGGTCAGCATCCCGAATATATGGAGGTTCCTTATCCCAAGGTGGGCGACAATCCCCCCGTGGAGAGACTGGGGCTTATCAATACCGTTGACGGGAGCAGAAAATGGCTGGACTTTGACCCGGAGGGTGGTTATATGCCCAGGATCTACTGGACTTCCAGGGAAAATACCCTGGCGCTTGTCTGGATGAACCGGGCCCAGGATCACATGAAATTGTACCTGTTTGATGTGGTGACCGGAAAGCAGTCCATGATCCTGGAGGAGAAAAATGAAGCCTGGATTGATATTTTTGACTTTTTTGCCGGGGAACTGCACCTTTTCTACTTTCCCCGGGAGATGAACTCCTTCTTCTGGATCTCCGACCGCGATGGGTATTCACACGTCTACCAGTATGATTATGAAGGAAATGTGCTGGGACAGGTCACCAGTGGTGCTTACGATGTGGTGTCTGTGAAAGCCATTGATCCTGCCAGAAAAACCCTGTACTACCTCTCCTGTGAAATCTCCCCGATGGAACGCCATCTCTACAGCGTGAAATTTAATGGAAAGGGAAAAAAACAGATCACCACAGCGGCGGGCAACCACCGGGTTGATGTGGCTCCTGCAGGCCGTTACTTTATGGACAGCTACTCCAGTATAAACACCCCTTCGATCATAGACCTCCGGGATGACAAGGGGAAGCTGATAAAGAATCTGGCCGGGCACCAGGGTGCTCTGGACCACCTGGAGAAGTATGAATATGCCCCGAGGGAACTATTCACCTTTACCACTTCGGACGGACAACAAATCGATGGATATGTGATCAAACCCATGAATTTTGATCCCGGGAAATCCTATCCGCTACTGCTTGCCGTGTATGGCGGACCAGGATCCCAGGGGGTATACAACAGCTTTGAAAGCAGCTCCTGGAACCAGTACCTGGCTCAACAGGGATACGTGGTGGTCAATATAAACAACCGGGGTAATGGCGGATATGGAAGCGCCTTTGAAAAGGTAGTCCATAAGCAGCTGGGCAAATGGGAGACCCACGATTTTGCTGAAGCAGCGCTCTACCTCTCCCAAAAATCCTGGATCGACCGTGAGCGGATTGGTATCATGGGACATAGTTTTGGAGGTTTCTCCGCCGGCATGTCCCTGCTTCTCCATCCCGAGGTATTTAAGGCAGGAATTGTGACGGCAGCCATTTCCGACCACCGCAATTACGATTGTGTACTAACCGAGAAATACATGGGGCTGCTCGAGGGGAACGAAGAGGGCTACGAGAACAGCTCCATGGTCGCGCTGGCTGAAAAGCTGGAAGGCAACATGTTGCTGGTGCATTCCCTGATGGATGATAACGTACACCCCCAGAACACCTTTCAGCTGGTTAACGCCCTGATCGATGCCGGTAAAAACATCGACCTGAAAATCTATCCCCCCGGAGCCCACGGGGTAGCCTATGATATGAACAGCCAGATGCACCTCTACCAGGTGTACCTCGACTGGCTGAACAAGAATCTGAAAGGGACTGAATAG
- a CDS encoding DUF6452 family protein, whose amino-acid sequence MNLRILLLSISILMSGCITVELCDESYDSELVARFKTEKEGVISDSTVSSLTLYGIREGLPDSLLYNSISASGFEVPLDPGHNYSRFAIQVDTLYDTLTIFHRHEIYLISYSCGFGSLFTLEKPAVSGSGIIKKDSILEETIDAVYESNEEHIWLFL is encoded by the coding sequence ATGAATCTCCGGATCCTGTTACTTAGCATTTCCATTCTGATGTCAGGCTGCATCACTGTAGAGCTGTGTGATGAAAGCTACGATTCGGAGCTGGTAGCCAGGTTTAAAACAGAGAAAGAAGGGGTAATATCAGACAGCACGGTGAGTTCCCTGACCCTTTACGGGATTCGGGAGGGCTTGCCTGACAGTCTGTTATACAACTCTATATCCGCATCGGGTTTTGAGGTGCCCCTGGATCCCGGCCATAACTATTCCAGGTTTGCCATTCAGGTGGATACCCTGTATGACACCCTGACTATCTTCCATCGGCATGAGATCTATCTGATCTCCTACAGCTGTGGTTTCGGGAGCCTGTTCACCCTGGAAAAGCCTGCCGTATCGGGCAGCGGGATCATCAAGAAAGATAGCATTCTGGAAGAGACCATTGATGCTGTATATGAAAGTAATGAAGAACATATCTGGCTATTTCTCTAG